In the Arachis ipaensis cultivar K30076 chromosome B10, Araip1.1, whole genome shotgun sequence genome, one interval contains:
- the LOC107620386 gene encoding uncharacterized protein LOC107620386, with amino-acid sequence MTEIGFPPQLPSLLKCDNKAAISILENPVQHDRTKHVEVDRHFIKEKIENDIIELPFVRSENELADILTKAVSRQALAKVLTKLSIGDPTTHLEGNEDNVVTEDGEFSVEIEFGSRESTQPRSQPPSHPLNQKPQGTPSRQHRSRHLRPRQSPPPTSPPPPSRVSGFCRVTHDQDSTDLATSDLASRHLRPRQSPPPIKCIWSPSHLFSLTSVQVRIWATLDCLPFLFRMNQQASDLRLHCLLCQLLIETQGSLLVEAEGKGGLLKKLPLMTLLKLRPMKVRENLVDLGLGHGITLLKMKLVIHSILELNVIGVGLVMHVIHIKMALVT; translated from the exons ATGACTGAGATTGGGTTTCCACCACAATTGCCAAGCCTGTTGAAATGTGACAACAAAGCCGCAATCAGCATTTTAGAGAATCCCGTGCAACATGATAGAACAAAACATGTTGAAGTGGATCGACACtttatcaaagaaaaaattgAGAATGACATTATTGAGCTTCCATTTGTGAGATCAGAAAATGAGCTGGCTGATATTCTTACTAAAGCAGTTTCAAGACAAGCCCTTGCTAAAGTTCTAACCAAGCTGAGTATTGGTGATCCCACTACTCACCTTGAGGGGA ACGAAGATAACGTTGTGACAGAAGATGGTGAATTTAGCGTCGAAATAGAATTTGGTTCTAGAGAGTCG ACCCAGCCACGGAGCCAGCCACCCAGTCACCCACTGAACCAAAAGCCACAGGGGACCCCTAGCAGACAGCATCGATCTCGCCACCTCCGACCTCGCCAGTCGCCACCTCCGACCTCGCCGCCTCCACCTAGCAGGGTTTCTGGGTTCTGTAGGGTCACCCACGATCAAGACAGCACCGATCTCGCCACCTCTGACCTCGCCAGTCGCCACCTCCGACCTCGCCAGTCGCCACCTCCGATCAAGTGCATATGGAGCCCGAGCCATCTATTCAG TTTGACGTCAGTTCAAGTGAGAATATGGGCGACACTGGATTGCCTCCCGTTCCTATTCCGAATGAATCAACAAGCATCAGATCTCCGACTGCATTGCCTCCTGTGCCAGCTCCTCATCGAAACACAAGGAAGCTTGCTAGTAGAGGCCGAGGGAAAAGGCGGGCTGTTGAAGAAGCTCCCGTTGATGACTCTGCTGAAACTGAGACCGATGAAGGTAAGAGAAAACCTTGTAGACCTAGGTCTTGGACATGGGATCACTTTACTAAAGATGAAACTAGTAATCCACAGTATCCTAGAGCTAAATGTAATTGGTGTGGGGCTAGTTATGCATGTGATACACATAAAAATGGCACTAGTAACATGA